One window from the genome of Nicotiana tomentosiformis chromosome 5, ASM39032v3, whole genome shotgun sequence encodes:
- the LOC104105287 gene encoding 26S proteasome non-ATPase regulatory subunit 13 homolog B-like — protein MAALQYLESLCNAHPELSDWYTTLSDLYQRKLWHQLTLKLDQFVSLPLFQAGDALIQLYDNFITDFETKINLLKLAHFAVIVSRQYPEKEAAIGYLEGVTEKLRNTKETRIEEPILYIKMQIALFKLEQGDQKECQKLLDEGKTTLDSMTDIDPSVYASYYWVSSQYHKARQDFAEFYKSSLLYLAYTSVESLSESFKLDLAFDLSLSALLGDNIYNFGELLAHPIIQSLVGTKVEWLYYILEAFNTGDLVRYQQLCHVHQAALSAQPALVQNEQKLLEKVNILCLMEIIFSRPADDRTIPLSVIAERTKLNVEDVEYLLMKSLSVHLIEGIIDQVEGTVHVSWVQPRVLGITQIKSLRDRLDNWVDKVHTALLSVEAETPDLVAT, from the exons ATGGCGGCTCTACAGTACCTGGAATCGCTTTGCAATGCCCATCCCGAGCTCTCCGATTGGTACACTACGCTATCAGATCTGTACCAAAGAAAGCTCTGGCACCAGCTTACTCTCAAGCTTGACCAGTTCGTTTCACTTCCCCTTTTTCAG GCTGGTGACGCACTAATACAGTTGTATGACAACTTCATCACTGATTTTGAGACAAAGATCAATCTTCTCAAGCTTGCACATTTTGCGGTCATTGTTTCTCGGCAATACCCCGAAAAAGAGGCTGCTATAGGTTACCTTGAAGGAGTGACTGAGAAACTTCGTAATACTAAAGAGACACGGATAGAGGAGCCGATTCTTTATATTAAGATGCAGATTGCCCTGTTTAAGCTTGAGCAAGGGGATCAAAAGGAGTGCCAGAAACTTTTAGATGAAGGGAAGACTACACTTGACAGTATGACTGACATTGATCCATCTGTTTATGCGAGCTATTATTGGGTTTCGTCTCAGTATCATAAAGCTCGCCAGGACTTCGCCGAGTTCTACAAGAGTTCTCTTCTTTATCTTGCTTACACTTCAGTGGAATCTCTTTCTGAATCATTTAAGCTG GATTTGGCTTTCGATTTGTCCCTATCAGCATTGCTGGGAGACAACATATACAACTTTGGAGAACTACTTGCTCATCCGATT ATACAGAGTCTGGTGGGGACTAAGGTTGAGTGGCTCTATTATATTCTTGAAGCCTTTAACACCGGTGATTTGGTTCGCTATCAACAATTATGCCATGTCCATCAAGCTGCTTTGAGTGCTCAACCAGCATTGGTGCAGAACGAGCAAAAGCTTCTCGAGAAGGTCAACATTCTCTGCTTGATGGAAATTATCTTCAG TCGCCCAGCAGACGATAGAACTATCCCTCTGAGTGTGATTGCAGAGCGCACAAAGTTAAATGTGGAGGATGTAGAATATCTACTCATGAAGAGCCTTTCT GTGCATCTCATTGAGGGAATAATTGATCAAGTCGAAGGGACAGTTCATGTCTCCTGGGTGCAACCAAGAGTTTTGGGAATCACACAAATCAAGTCATTGAGGGATCGGCTAGACAATTGGGTGGATAAAGTACACACAGCTTTGTTATCTGTGGAGGCTGAAACTCCTGATTTAGTTGCTACATAA
- the LOC104099431 gene encoding MYB-like transcription factor EOBI, producing MGEQMGNWRVIEEEWRKGPWIAEDRLLIEYINLHGEGRWNSVARLAGLKRNGKSCRLRWVNYLRPDLKRGQITPYEEKIILELHAIWGNRWSTIARGLPGRTDNEIKNYWRTHFKKKVKKSSTDKAEKTKARLLKRQQFQQQQQQQQLNNQNDMKRLASLFEEKENNRVPNLYSQGKQEMAFLYQNTANQEQGGGFFYSTKASSKYEDIIWDYGLWNLDDFNANLKIGAYYNSLPCMQTLATPFH from the exons ATGGGTGAACAGATGGGAAATTGGAGAGTTATAGAAGAAGAGTGGAGAAAAGGCCCTTGGATTGCTGAAGACAGATTGCTCATTGAATATATAAATTTACATGGTGAAGGCAGATGGAATTCTGTTGCTAGACTTGCAG GATTGAAAAGAAATGGAAAAAGCTGTAGGTTGAGATGGGTAAATTACTTAAGGCCAGACCTTAAGAGAGGGCAGATAACTCCATATGAAGAGAAGATCATTCTTGAACTTCATGCTATATGGGGTAACAG ATGGTCGACAATTGCTAGAGGCTTGCCAGGGAGAACTGATAATGAGATCAAGAACTATTGGAGGACTCATTTCAAGAAAAAGGTGAAGAAATCAAGTACTGATAAAGCTGAAAAGACTAAAGCTCGTCTTTTAAAAAGACAACAAtttcaacagcaacaacaacaacaacaactaaacAATCAAAACGACATGAAAAGACTCGCATCCTTATTTGAAGAAAAGGAGAATAATAGAGTTCCAAATTTGTATTCTCAAGGGAAGCAAGAAATGGCATTTTTGTACCAAAACACTGCTAATCAAGAGCAAGGTGGTGGTTTTTTCTACTCCACTAAGGCCTCATCAAAATATGAAGACATCATATGGGATTATGGCTTATGGAATTTGGATGATTTTAATGCCAATTTAAAAATTGGAGCTTATTACAATAGTTTACCTTGTATGCAAACTCTGGCTACTCCTTTCCATTGA